A stretch of DNA from Tubulanus polymorphus chromosome 6, tnTubPoly1.2, whole genome shotgun sequence:
ATCATGTGCTCTTTGCCTTTCAGTTTTGCTTTATCGACGATTTTCATCGCGTATTCGTTATTAGTGTTTTTTAACTTGCACTGTTTGACTACGGCGAAATTACCATCGCCGAGCGTTTTGCCGATCTCGTATCGATCGTACACATGATTTACATTCGATATTTGTCGTTCCATTTTACGCTGGGCTGGTGTCATTTTAGCTGCCGGTCTTTTTCCATGATGATTATccgatgaattttttttcacattttttactTCTTCTTTCGATTTTGgagttttttctttattattatcgGACTCAAACCGCTGAACTTCTTCGTCTTGTTTCCTTTTCTGTTCATTCGCTTTTTCCTGTTCCTCCTTTGCCTTTGCTCTTTCTTCCTTTTCTCTATCCTCTTTTTCCTTTGCTCTTTTTTGCTTAGCCTTTTCTCTGTCTTCCATTTCTCTTCGTTCGTTCTCTTTTCTTTCCTCCTCTTTTCTAGCGACCGCTGCTGCCTCTACCTCACTGTTATCGCCCTGACCACTATTCATCTCTTTCACTTTATCTATTTCGTCGACATTCGAtgattgttcattatttttacGTTGTGATTTCCGTCCAGTCTCTAGACCGGTATCTCCAGCTCCGATACGCTGATCCTGGCCGCGATTCTTTCTCTCGGTCGGCTCCGATTCGCTTTCACTCGCTCCGCTCTGTCGTACCTGACTACCCCGTCGCCGACGCCGATTCGCTCGCTGTTTTTCGCGATCTTCCAACATTTTCTTATATGGATCCTGATATGGACGCAATGGAATCAAACCGCGTCTTCGTTTTTCGTCGTCTAGCGCCCTCTGTTCGGCTTCGAGTCGTTTTTGCATCAATCGACGCGCTCTGTCTCTATCATCCGCGCCCGCTCgccgtttttcattttccaaccGCGACTTATTGATTTTCTCGCGTTCGTACGGGTCCGACGACGATGGCGCCACCTGCGATGACGTCTGTTCAGCGCTGCGTCGATTCTCTTTATCGTGATACGTATTACGCGTTCTTCTTCCATCGCGCGGATCAGTCGACGCAGCCGCGCGTGACTTACGCTCTTTCCGATCCATTGAGCTTTCATTCTTGTGTTCCGCCTCCCCCTGAGATTGTTCCCCGTCCGCGAACCCGCTATCTCTCTTATCGTCGTCGAATCCTTTGTTCTGTTTTTTCCGTTTTTGCCATTCTCGTAGACATTTCTTCGTGTAATCTCGATCCGTTCCGAGTTCGTCGAGAATGTCCTGAACGTCGCTGATTCCGACGTCGTCTTCGCCGACCGCGACGTAAATATCGTCCTCGCGGAAAAAATCGGAAACGCTTTGAATCGGTTTTCCTTTCGCCGAAAACAACTTCTTGATCTTTTTATTCTTCCACTTCGGTCCGAAACTCTCCGATATGTCGATCATGAGCTGTTCGAACGATCGTATGCTGTTGCGGTTGAGGAGAATTTTCACGACGGTTCTCGGACGATCGCCGAATCGTACGACCGTTATCACCCGCGGTTTAGCGTTTCCGCCGGGATCGCCGCGCGCTTGCGTACGCGCTGCGCCACCGAGGCCCGCGCCGGCGCGACCCCGAGGGAAGACGTTGCGATTGTGTCTATTCGGATGAAAGCCGCCGTACATTCCTTTGAAGTAACCACCGCCGGTTCTATGGGTCGGGTACGAACCGGTGAAGTTGTTGAAATCTTGGAAGTGGTCATAATTGTTTGCACGACCTACGAATAGAAAGTAGTGTTATACGATTACTAAACCGATCCCCGATATTCAAattctgttgaatctgaaatacaAGATCTTAAGTAACTTTTTAAAACTATGAAAAACACAGTGCAAGTATGAGTCATGCAAATGGATGTAAAACTGTTAATACATTATAAAATAGACCAAACAATTAGTATTAGATGTATAAAACTGTCGCATTCACCATAGAAAattgtcataaaatagaaagGCAACCTTTAACATAAGATAAAATACACCCTCCCGCCAgaaattcaaacctgatggcaccgTTAGACCGAATCAAATCTtatcatcaggttcgaattccAGACACAGAGATCAGGGATGTATCATCAAAACAAAAGATCGTAATGCAAAAACAAACAGTGCTCGACGCGGCACAACTTACCATCTGATTTCTGAAGAATACGAGAGGGATGGTCTAAAATTAAAACGTTTGAACGTGAAAGCAAAAAGTGATTTCAAGCTATTTCATCTAGCTAGTGATTTATATGTGTTCGATTATGGGGTGTCCAAAAATTGCGTAACGCCTATGGGGTGGGGATGTCAAAAAGTTTGTGACGGATTGTTACAAGGGGGTGTATTACAGGAACAGGTATCAGGCGAGCCTTAAAATACACTGTAATAGGcatgaaaatgatattgaCCATAGCGTAAAGTTTCAAACTGGTGCTGTGATAGAGATTTTGGCAAATAATTCAAGGGGGGCAACATTTTGTAGGAGAGGGTATCGAAAGTTCCCCAAAAAAGTGTTACGTAATTTTTTAACAGCCCCTTATGGTTATGGCTCAGGGTCTACAATGATCTACATGACTAGAAATGCTGAAATACGGTAGCTGGTAAAATACTTAAATAAACTGGACAACGACTAAAAATCAAATGATCATCGCAGCAAGATTTAAGCCGAGGAATTGCAGAAATCGATTATCAGATGATGTTAATTATCTGTGTCTTTATTTTAACCGCATGCTCCAGAAATCTGCACATCTAACAGAACGCTATTCTTCTCTCCAGCATGAAGCGATATAGGCCCTACGCTTACGGATATGAGATATGGATATATGACATTTTTTCCTATTCAAATGTAATGTAATCCATTAAAACTGGTTTTAAAACATCACAATACACATTTCCCAcgataaattattgaattctatatgtttaaaCGGTAGAAATGTGAACAATGAttgtttatatgtaatatattcTTGAACCTCTTTTGAACTCTGATATCATTAAATAATATGCGTTCTCAAGCTATTTATT
This window harbors:
- the LOC141907239 gene encoding serine/threonine-protein kinase DCLK3-like isoform X2; protein product: MIMMDSLPPIHRPAVNDVSTTHRDLVDDRYRELRRPRKVHFFCNGDRYFKGKRLHITPHRYLSFHDLLGDLTAKLPKTIQLPYGVRQIYTPVGGTRVRDIEDLADGGEYVCAGFEAFKSVQYGKHQIERWSNGRANNYDHFQDFNNFTGSYPTHRTGGGYFKGMYGGFHPNRHNRNVFPRGRAGAGLGGAARTQARGDPGGNAKPRVITVVRFGDRPRTVVKILLNRNSIRSFEQLMIDISESFGPKWKNKKIKKLFSAKGKPIQSVSDFFREDDIYVAVGEDDVGISDVQDILDELGTDRDYTKKCLREWQKRKKQNKGFDDDKRDSGFADGEQSQGEAEHKNESSMDRKERKSRAAASTDPRDGRRTRNTYHDKENRRSAEQTSSQVAPSSSDPYEREKINKSRLENEKRRAGADDRDRARRLMQKRLEAEQRALDDEKRRRGLIPLRPYQDPYKKMLEDREKQRANRRRRRGSQVRQSGASESESEPTERKNRGQDQRIGAGDTGLETGRKSQRKNNEQSSNVDEIDKVKEMNSGQGDNSEVEAAAVARKEEERKENERREMEDREKAKQKRAKEKEDREKEERAKAKEEQEKANEQKRKQDEEVQRFESDNNKEKTPKSKEEVKNVKKNSSDNHHGKRPAAKMTPAQRKMERQISNVNHVYDRYEIGKTLGDGNFAVVKQCKLKNTNNEYAMKIVDKAKLKGKEHMIESEIAVMKMCNHPNICKLKEEYETRSEIFLVMELVKGGDLFDAITGSVKFSEKKAASMVTDLTNALFYLHSRNIVHRDMKPENLLVCHNKDESMTLKLGDFGLAMEVDKPIMTVCGTPTYVAPEILSEIGYGLEVDMWALGVITYILLCGFPPFRSQERKQTELFEFIKEGVYEFLSPYWDNISRSAKDLIENLLVVEKKGRYTAIDVLCHPWIITQANTLHPPESMASYRINLRKELEIQGKLNLDSHRKAFHGTK
- the LOC141907239 gene encoding serine/threonine-protein kinase DCLK3-like isoform X1, producing MIMMDSLPPIHRPAVNDVSTTHRDLVDDRYRELRRPRKVHFFCNGDRYFKGKRLHITPHRYLSFHDLLGDLTAKLPKTIQLPYGVRQIYTPVGGTRVRDIEDLADGGEYVCAGFEAFKSVQYGKHQIERWSNDHPSRILQKSDGRANNYDHFQDFNNFTGSYPTHRTGGGYFKGMYGGFHPNRHNRNVFPRGRAGAGLGGAARTQARGDPGGNAKPRVITVVRFGDRPRTVVKILLNRNSIRSFEQLMIDISESFGPKWKNKKIKKLFSAKGKPIQSVSDFFREDDIYVAVGEDDVGISDVQDILDELGTDRDYTKKCLREWQKRKKQNKGFDDDKRDSGFADGEQSQGEAEHKNESSMDRKERKSRAAASTDPRDGRRTRNTYHDKENRRSAEQTSSQVAPSSSDPYEREKINKSRLENEKRRAGADDRDRARRLMQKRLEAEQRALDDEKRRRGLIPLRPYQDPYKKMLEDREKQRANRRRRRGSQVRQSGASESESEPTERKNRGQDQRIGAGDTGLETGRKSQRKNNEQSSNVDEIDKVKEMNSGQGDNSEVEAAAVARKEEERKENERREMEDREKAKQKRAKEKEDREKEERAKAKEEQEKANEQKRKQDEEVQRFESDNNKEKTPKSKEEVKNVKKNSSDNHHGKRPAAKMTPAQRKMERQISNVNHVYDRYEIGKTLGDGNFAVVKQCKLKNTNNEYAMKIVDKAKLKGKEHMIESEIAVMKMCNHPNICKLKEEYETRSEIFLVMELVKGGDLFDAITGSVKFSEKKAASMVTDLTNALFYLHSRNIVHRDMKPENLLVCHNKDESMTLKLGDFGLAMEVDKPIMTVCGTPTYVAPEILSEIGYGLEVDMWALGVITYILLCGFPPFRSQERKQTELFEFIKEGVYEFLSPYWDNISRSAKDLIENLLVVEKKGRYTAIDVLCHPWIITQANTLHPPESMASYRINLRKELEIQGKLNLDSHRKAFHGTK
- the LOC141907239 gene encoding serine/threonine-protein kinase DCLK3-like isoform X3, with amino-acid sequence MYGGFHPNRHNRNVFPRGRAGAGLGGAARTQARGDPGGNAKPRVITVVRFGDRPRTVVKILLNRNSIRSFEQLMIDISESFGPKWKNKKIKKLFSAKGKPIQSVSDFFREDDIYVAVGEDDVGISDVQDILDELGTDRDYTKKCLREWQKRKKQNKGFDDDKRDSGFADGEQSQGEAEHKNESSMDRKERKSRAAASTDPRDGRRTRNTYHDKENRRSAEQTSSQVAPSSSDPYEREKINKSRLENEKRRAGADDRDRARRLMQKRLEAEQRALDDEKRRRGLIPLRPYQDPYKKMLEDREKQRANRRRRRGSQVRQSGASESESEPTERKNRGQDQRIGAGDTGLETGRKSQRKNNEQSSNVDEIDKVKEMNSGQGDNSEVEAAAVARKEEERKENERREMEDREKAKQKRAKEKEDREKEERAKAKEEQEKANEQKRKQDEEVQRFESDNNKEKTPKSKEEVKNVKKNSSDNHHGKRPAAKMTPAQRKMERQISNVNHVYDRYEIGKTLGDGNFAVVKQCKLKNTNNEYAMKIVDKAKLKGKEHMIESEIAVMKMCNHPNICKLKEEYETRSEIFLVMELVKGGDLFDAITGSVKFSEKKAASMVTDLTNALFYLHSRNIVHRDMKPENLLVCHNKDESMTLKLGDFGLAMEVDKPIMTVCGTPTYVAPEILSEIGYGLEVDMWALGVITYILLCGFPPFRSQERKQTELFEFIKEGVYEFLSPYWDNISRSAKDLIENLLVVEKKGRYTAIDVLCHPWIITQANTLHPPESMASYRINLRKELEIQGKLNLDSHRKAFHGTK